The following are encoded in a window of Telmatobacter sp. DSM 110680 genomic DNA:
- a CDS encoding stage II sporulation protein M, giving the protein MAPILSNQWIAKRRPHWDRLAFLLSRSDQHGLSDLSRAELQEMALLYRQVAADLSVLRRDETARTYTDNVNQLLARAHHIIYSRRKTTWLTLFRFLKDEYPAIFQRQLPYVAASLLVSVAWGLLGAMITSARPEFMRHYVGPAMIATMEQHKMWTESIVSVAPQETSHIMTNNLSVSFVTFAGGIFFGVGTFWFLYRNGMMLGVIAVACHQYGMSVPLWSFIAPHGSLELPAIIIAGGAGFRIGHAMLFPGGYRWKESVARGGIEATQLVSGVIPMLVVAGCLEGFFSPSHAPVWLKFTVGGLLFTLLLTWLFRRVKALPTEA; this is encoded by the coding sequence ATGGCACCAATTCTATCGAATCAATGGATTGCCAAGCGGCGGCCACACTGGGACCGGCTGGCTTTTTTGCTTAGCCGATCGGACCAGCACGGGCTGAGTGACCTTTCGCGGGCCGAGTTGCAGGAGATGGCGCTGCTCTACCGGCAGGTGGCGGCGGACCTTTCTGTACTGCGGCGGGATGAGACGGCGCGCACCTATACCGACAATGTGAACCAATTGCTGGCGCGGGCTCACCACATCATCTACTCGCGGCGCAAAACGACGTGGCTTACGCTTTTTCGTTTTCTGAAGGATGAGTATCCGGCGATCTTTCAGCGGCAACTGCCCTATGTGGCTGCGTCATTGCTGGTGAGCGTGGCGTGGGGCTTGCTGGGCGCAATGATCACCAGTGCCCGACCCGAGTTTATGCGGCACTACGTCGGGCCGGCGATGATCGCGACGATGGAACAGCACAAGATGTGGACAGAGTCGATTGTGAGTGTCGCACCGCAAGAGACCAGTCACATCATGACCAACAATCTGTCTGTGAGCTTTGTGACTTTCGCCGGCGGCATCTTTTTTGGGGTGGGCACGTTCTGGTTTCTCTACCGTAACGGGATGATGCTGGGTGTAATTGCAGTGGCTTGTCATCAGTACGGTATGTCCGTTCCGCTGTGGAGCTTTATTGCTCCGCACGGTTCGCTGGAGTTGCCGGCGATCATCATCGCAGGTGGTGCGGGCTTTCGGATCGGGCACGCGATGCTGTTTCCGGGCGGGTATCGCTGGAAAGAATCGGTAGCGCGGGGAGGCATTGAGGCAACACAGCTGGTGTCGGGCGTGATTCCGATGCTGGTGGTGGCCGGATGCCTGGAAGGATTCTTCTCGCCGTCGCATGCGCCGGTGTGGTTGAAGTTCACGGTCGGCGGGCTGCTGTTTACGCTGCTGTTGACGTGGCTTTTCCGGCGGGTGAAGGCTTTGCCGACGGAAGCTTAA
- a CDS encoding CPBP family glutamic-type intramembrane protease: MSVPEESNASCACAAATSPRRIAWEIGELAVGFGFILAVIWTPRPLHHWLSFIALGWFMISISLSFEGWRAMGCCVAGFWRSTWVVGVAVLMAAVATFFAASFHTLHHPGRPEQWLLAFGGYTIWALLQQLLLQGYFLARLLRIVPNPNIAAAVSAFVFALAHLPNPVLTPLTLVWGLTACLVFVRSRNVYPLAIAHAIFGICVAITIPAAVLHNMRVGLGYIDYSPSQLDLTQIGRDVSK, from the coding sequence ATGAGTGTCCCCGAGGAATCCAACGCAAGCTGCGCGTGCGCCGCGGCAACATCACCACGGCGCATCGCATGGGAGATCGGCGAACTCGCAGTTGGTTTCGGCTTCATCCTGGCCGTCATCTGGACGCCGCGTCCGCTCCATCACTGGCTCTCCTTCATCGCGCTCGGATGGTTCATGATCTCTATCAGCTTGTCGTTCGAAGGCTGGAGAGCAATGGGCTGCTGCGTCGCGGGATTCTGGCGTTCGACGTGGGTAGTCGGTGTAGCCGTTTTGATGGCCGCAGTCGCAACCTTTTTCGCCGCTAGCTTCCACACACTCCATCACCCCGGCCGGCCCGAGCAGTGGCTCCTGGCCTTCGGCGGCTACACCATCTGGGCGCTTCTGCAACAACTGCTCTTGCAGGGATATTTTCTTGCACGCCTGTTACGCATCGTGCCCAACCCCAATATTGCCGCAGCTGTCAGCGCGTTCGTCTTCGCGCTCGCGCATCTGCCCAATCCGGTGCTCACACCGCTTACCCTCGTCTGGGGACTGACGGCCTGCCTGGTCTTCGTGCGTTCGCGCAACGTCTACCCGCTGGCCATTGCGCACGCCATCTTCGGCATCTGTGTTGCCATCACCATCCCCGCAGCCGTCCTCCACAACATGCGCGTCGGCCTAGGCTATATCGATTACAGCCCAAGCCAGCTTGATCTCACCCAGATCGGCCGCGATGTATCGAAATAA
- a CDS encoding heparan-alpha-glucosaminide N-acetyltransferase domain-containing protein — MQPSLTEKQNTVTNPALAKNPSKRVLALDVVRGITIAFMIMVNNNGGPGSWGFMNHANWNGLTPTDLVFPTFVFVVGVSVVFAFHARIAKGDSRAKLAKHTVIRAIVLILFGIIVNSFPFFETPHMRFYGVLQRIAVCYLVVGLFYLWDQRASTKWIALATCLIGYWILVRWVPIPGVGVPGRDVPFMDMTQNLVSWIDRAIFPHHLYLYSPDHNVRDPEGLLSDLPAIGTALMGILTGIFLRSARSVSTKTAGLAIASLSSLAIGYLWSLEFPLNKNMWTSSFVLVAGGYSLALLTVVYFAVEQMGWRKGWTWPWLVFGSNAIAAYMFSELTPGILYNLTVSNGSGQRTPFIVSFVTHTFAHIPNPHWAAFAYSVSFTTFCFIPVWILYRRKIFLKV; from the coding sequence ATGCAGCCAAGCCTTACTGAAAAGCAAAACACCGTTACCAATCCGGCTCTCGCGAAGAATCCCTCTAAGCGCGTCCTCGCCCTTGACGTCGTCCGCGGCATCACCATCGCCTTCATGATCATGGTGAACAACAACGGTGGCCCCGGTTCATGGGGATTCATGAATCACGCCAACTGGAACGGCCTAACCCCCACTGACCTGGTCTTCCCCACGTTTGTATTCGTTGTCGGCGTCTCCGTCGTCTTTGCTTTCCACGCACGCATTGCCAAGGGCGACTCGCGCGCCAAATTAGCGAAGCACACCGTTATCCGCGCCATCGTCCTCATCCTCTTCGGCATCATCGTCAACAGCTTCCCATTCTTCGAAACGCCGCACATGCGCTTCTACGGCGTTCTCCAGCGTATCGCCGTCTGCTACCTCGTCGTCGGTCTCTTCTACCTGTGGGATCAGCGTGCCTCCACCAAGTGGATAGCTCTTGCTACGTGCCTGATTGGCTACTGGATTCTCGTCCGCTGGGTTCCCATACCCGGAGTTGGCGTACCGGGCCGCGATGTCCCCTTCATGGACATGACCCAGAATCTTGTTTCCTGGATCGATCGCGCTATTTTCCCGCATCACCTTTATCTCTACTCGCCCGATCACAACGTTCGCGATCCTGAAGGCTTGCTCAGCGACCTTCCCGCCATCGGCACCGCGCTAATGGGCATCCTTACTGGAATCTTCCTGCGCAGCGCCCGATCCGTTTCAACGAAAACCGCGGGACTCGCGATCGCTTCGCTATCCAGTCTCGCCATCGGCTATCTCTGGTCGCTCGAATTTCCCTTGAATAAAAACATGTGGACCAGCTCATTTGTTCTGGTCGCTGGCGGCTACTCGCTCGCTCTGCTCACCGTCGTCTACTTCGCAGTGGAGCAGATGGGCTGGCGTAAAGGTTGGACCTGGCCTTGGCTCGTTTTCGGCTCGAACGCCATCGCCGCTTATATGTTCAGCGAACTTACTCCAGGCATTCTCTACAACCTGACCGTCTCCAACGGCAGTGGTCAGCGCACCCCATTCATTGTCTCGTTCGTCACGCACACCTTCGCGCATATCCCCAATCCTCATTGGGCCGCATTCGCTTACTCCGTCTCCTTCACAACTTTCTGCTTTATCCCGGTTTGGATCCTCTACCGGAGGAAAATTTTCCTCAAGGTATAG
- a CDS encoding S53 family peptidase, which yields MLSKPGKFLTLVAGLSLTAATCLAQSVMTHHVRDVVKDGHAQSNGRLPGNQVLQLDLVLPLRDPAGLKAFLSDVYNPSSPNFHQFVTPAQFTARFGPTADQYDTVLRFAKTYGFEVVGGSRDGMLVQVKGSVSNIEAAFHLNMRTYQHPTEARTFFAPDAEPTLDLPFNLWHISGLDNYSIPRALHTSRDEYAQAHGIDAEKVVSHATTGSGPSASFLGSDMRAAYYGSGPLTGAGQNLGLLEYYGTDLADLTTYFKNVGQTNNVPITLLSTDGTSTSCVYPGCDDGEQNLDMTQAIGMAPGLASLTMYVGSTDTSIISAMTTHSPLPTTIGCSWGWTPADPSTLDIYFQKMSAQGQNFFAASGDSSTWSSRNEAWPADDAYVVSVGGTDLTTSSAAGPWASETAWVDSGGGISPDGIAIPSWQTAAINSSNHGSTTLRNGPDVSANANFTFYTCGDQQACQANYYGGTSFAAPMWAAFIALANQQQANNGQKPLGFINPAIYSQNANASTYAADFHDVKSGTSGSYSAVTGFDLVTGWGSPTAALITALTGPPAAGFSLSASPSSLALTAGGAGGASTITSTVTGGFNSAVSLSYSAPSGITASFSPASITGTGTSSMSVSVASTVATGAYTITVSGTSGSTVETTTVTVNVTNTSSTFSLSASPASLTISRGSSGRVTVTSTVSGGFNSAVSLSGTGAGSRVTLGFSPTSITGNGTSTMTITVNRRATTGTRTITITGTGGGINKTTTVTLTVQ from the coding sequence GTGCTTTCAAAACCTGGGAAGTTCCTGACACTCGTTGCAGGATTGTCGCTCACTGCAGCCACCTGCTTGGCCCAATCTGTCATGACGCACCACGTACGCGACGTAGTGAAGGACGGCCACGCCCAATCCAACGGCCGACTGCCCGGTAATCAGGTGCTGCAACTCGACCTGGTCTTGCCCCTGCGCGATCCGGCTGGCCTCAAGGCCTTTCTCTCCGACGTCTACAATCCGTCCAGTCCCAACTTCCACCAGTTCGTTACCCCGGCGCAGTTCACCGCCCGCTTCGGTCCCACGGCGGACCAATACGACACGGTTCTCCGCTTTGCCAAGACATACGGATTCGAAGTCGTGGGCGGCTCCCGGGACGGAATGCTGGTCCAGGTCAAGGGTTCGGTCTCCAATATTGAAGCTGCGTTCCACCTGAACATGCGCACTTACCAGCACCCCACCGAAGCTCGCACTTTCTTTGCGCCGGACGCCGAGCCCACGCTGGATCTGCCTTTCAACCTCTGGCACATCTCCGGCCTTGATAACTACTCCATCCCCCGCGCTCTTCACACCAGCCGCGATGAGTATGCCCAGGCTCACGGCATCGATGCGGAAAAGGTCGTCTCGCACGCAACCACCGGATCGGGTCCCTCGGCCTCCTTCCTCGGCAGCGACATGCGCGCGGCCTATTACGGTTCCGGACCTCTCACCGGCGCCGGCCAGAATCTAGGCCTGCTTGAGTATTACGGCACCGACCTTGCCGACCTGACCACCTACTTCAAGAATGTCGGCCAGACAAACAACGTGCCCATCACCCTGCTCTCCACCGATGGCACCAGCACCAGCTGCGTTTATCCGGGCTGCGACGACGGAGAGCAGAACCTCGACATGACCCAGGCCATCGGCATGGCACCTGGTCTCGCCAGCTTGACGATGTACGTCGGCTCTACGGATACGTCCATCATCAGCGCCATGACCACCCACAGCCCCCTGCCCACCACCATCGGCTGCTCCTGGGGCTGGACACCGGCAGATCCCTCCACTCTCGACATCTACTTCCAGAAAATGTCCGCGCAAGGCCAGAACTTCTTTGCAGCTTCGGGCGATAGCTCTACCTGGTCCAGCAGAAACGAGGCATGGCCCGCAGACGACGCATATGTAGTCTCTGTTGGAGGCACCGACCTCACAACTTCCTCGGCAGCCGGTCCCTGGGCATCTGAAACTGCGTGGGTCGACAGCGGCGGCGGCATCAGCCCCGACGGCATTGCGATTCCGTCCTGGCAGACCGCGGCTATCAACTCCTCCAATCACGGCTCCACCACGCTCCGCAACGGTCCTGACGTCTCCGCCAATGCCAACTTCACCTTCTACACCTGCGGTGACCAGCAGGCCTGCCAGGCAAACTACTACGGTGGCACCAGTTTCGCCGCACCTATGTGGGCCGCGTTCATTGCTCTCGCCAATCAGCAACAAGCCAACAACGGTCAAAAGCCGCTTGGCTTTATTAACCCCGCCATCTACTCGCAGAATGCCAATGCCTCAACCTATGCAGCCGACTTCCACGACGTGAAAAGCGGCACCTCCGGCAGCTACTCCGCTGTCACCGGCTTCGACTTGGTCACGGGATGGGGTAGCCCCACGGCGGCGCTCATCACCGCACTGACGGGACCGCCTGCCGCAGGCTTCAGTCTCTCGGCCTCGCCGTCTTCGCTCGCGCTTACTGCCGGCGGGGCTGGAGGCGCCAGCACCATCACCAGCACCGTTACGGGAGGCTTCAACTCTGCAGTCTCCCTATCCTATTCAGCACCCTCAGGAATTACTGCATCCTTCTCGCCTGCCTCGATCACCGGCACCGGCACGTCTTCGATGAGCGTTTCCGTAGCTTCCACGGTCGCAACTGGCGCCTACACCATCACGGTCTCTGGAACCAGCGGTTCCACGGTTGAAACCACGACCGTCACAGTTAATGTCACGAACACAAGCTCAACCTTTAGCCTCAGCGCTTCTCCTGCGTCGTTGACCATCTCACGCGGCTCCTCCGGCAGAGTCACAGTTACCTCGACTGTCTCCGGAGGCTTCAACTCGGCCGTCAGCCTCTCCGGGACAGGTGCCGGTTCCAGGGTCACTCTCGGCTTCAGCCCCACATCCATCACCGGTAACGGAACGTCGACCATGACCATCACCGTCAATCGGCGAGCCACCACCGGCACCCGTACGATCACTATCACTGGCACAGGTGGAGGTATCAACAAAACCACCACTGTGACCTTGACCGTCCAATAG
- a CDS encoding oligopeptide transporter, OPT family: MAEFQPFISPDQRPPEFTVRALVLGSIFGIIFGAVTVYVGLRAGLTVAASIPISVLSISILRAFGRASILENNIVQTTGNAGQSIASGVIFTLPALVFLGFDLEYSRIFMLALIGGWLGVLFMIPLRRQLIVKEHGVLPYPEGTACADVLIAGEKGGSLASRVFLGLGLGGLYTFFQNANLFRAWPSSPEFRPDFGPQHVLKGSSVNADATSEYLGVGYIIGSKVAGVIFAGGVFSWVVVMPLIYFFGKELPHPVYPGQVPIAQMGPSDLWATYIKPMGAGAVAAAGVITLLKTLPTIWSALSVGIKNMRPGADAVQAKPIRTEDDLSMSVVLIGSLLIVACMFLFLEFKPVPGAFVGWAANLAASLLVVVFGFLFVTVSSRIVGLVGSSASPVSGMTIATLMATAAVFLVQGWTAPAFGALAITIGGVVCIAASNSGDTSQDLKTGYIIGATPRLQQIALMIGVVISTLIIGLTLNLMNTGLQEFHAAAQVWDINAAHPGVSVQSDIKHLPPQIRVVADDKTTTSHQSSEYVVLNAIGSTELQDGKYLYSPATKQIEVHWIQGIGSAAAPAPQARLMATVINGILSRKLPWGLVLIGVALVIAVELLGIRSLTFAVGAYLPIGTTLPIFVGGVVRWMVDKAAARAGEGEAESDISSGSLFASGLIAAGGIAGLIGVALKAVEATYMDNRDILNFPRGTFLDHTWVSVLGFAMLAYSLYYFARKPLKK; this comes from the coding sequence GTGGCCGAGTTTCAACCTTTTATTTCTCCGGATCAGCGACCGCCGGAATTTACGGTGCGCGCGCTGGTGCTGGGTTCCATCTTCGGCATCATTTTCGGCGCGGTCACGGTGTATGTAGGATTGCGCGCCGGACTGACGGTGGCTGCCTCGATTCCGATCTCGGTGCTTTCCATCAGCATTCTGCGGGCATTCGGGCGTGCGTCGATTCTGGAGAACAACATTGTTCAGACGACGGGCAATGCGGGGCAGTCGATTGCTTCGGGAGTGATCTTCACGCTGCCGGCTCTGGTGTTCCTGGGATTTGATCTTGAGTACTCGCGGATCTTCATGCTGGCTCTCATTGGCGGGTGGCTGGGCGTTTTGTTCATGATTCCGCTGCGACGCCAGTTGATCGTGAAAGAGCATGGGGTGCTTCCCTACCCTGAAGGCACGGCCTGCGCGGATGTGCTGATTGCGGGCGAAAAGGGCGGATCGTTGGCCAGCCGGGTTTTTCTGGGGCTGGGACTGGGCGGTCTCTACACGTTCTTCCAAAATGCGAACCTGTTTCGTGCGTGGCCAAGTTCGCCGGAGTTCCGGCCTGACTTTGGTCCTCAGCATGTACTGAAAGGATCTTCGGTCAATGCGGATGCGACGTCGGAGTATCTCGGCGTGGGCTACATCATTGGATCGAAGGTGGCGGGAGTGATCTTTGCGGGCGGTGTGTTTTCGTGGGTGGTGGTGATGCCGCTGATTTACTTCTTCGGGAAAGAATTGCCGCACCCGGTATATCCCGGACAGGTGCCGATTGCGCAGATGGGCCCGAGCGATCTGTGGGCAACTTACATCAAGCCAATGGGAGCGGGCGCGGTGGCAGCAGCGGGCGTGATCACATTGCTGAAGACGCTGCCGACGATCTGGAGCGCGCTTTCGGTGGGCATCAAAAATATGCGGCCGGGTGCCGATGCGGTGCAAGCGAAGCCGATCCGCACGGAGGATGATCTTTCGATGAGCGTAGTGCTGATTGGATCGCTGCTCATCGTGGCCTGCATGTTCCTCTTCCTCGAATTCAAGCCGGTACCGGGCGCGTTTGTGGGATGGGCGGCAAACCTGGCGGCATCACTACTGGTGGTTGTGTTTGGATTTCTCTTTGTCACGGTGAGTTCGCGCATTGTTGGATTGGTGGGATCTTCGGCCAGCCCGGTTTCGGGGATGACCATAGCGACGCTGATGGCGACAGCGGCGGTCTTCCTGGTGCAGGGATGGACGGCTCCGGCATTCGGAGCTTTGGCGATCACCATCGGCGGTGTCGTTTGCATTGCTGCTTCAAATTCGGGAGATACATCGCAGGATTTGAAAACCGGCTACATCATCGGAGCCACTCCTCGACTGCAGCAGATCGCATTGATGATTGGCGTGGTGATTTCCACGTTGATCATTGGATTGACCCTGAACCTGATGAATACCGGACTGCAGGAGTTTCATGCGGCTGCGCAGGTGTGGGATATCAACGCGGCTCATCCGGGCGTTTCGGTGCAGTCAGACATCAAGCATCTGCCGCCGCAGATTCGAGTAGTCGCGGATGACAAGACGACCACGTCGCACCAGTCGTCGGAGTACGTGGTGTTGAATGCGATCGGATCGACGGAGTTGCAGGACGGGAAATATCTTTACTCGCCCGCGACGAAACAGATTGAAGTGCATTGGATTCAGGGAATCGGGAGCGCTGCCGCGCCAGCTCCGCAGGCACGATTGATGGCGACGGTCATCAATGGAATTTTGAGTCGCAAACTGCCGTGGGGCCTGGTGCTGATCGGCGTGGCGCTGGTGATTGCGGTGGAGTTGCTGGGGATTCGCTCGCTGACGTTTGCAGTGGGCGCTTATCTGCCAATCGGCACGACACTGCCAATTTTTGTCGGCGGCGTGGTGCGCTGGATGGTCGACAAGGCGGCCGCGCGCGCAGGCGAAGGTGAGGCGGAGAGCGATATTTCATCGGGATCGCTGTTTGCATCTGGATTGATTGCGGCGGGCGGGATTGCGGGACTGATCGGGGTGGCGTTGAAGGCAGTTGAAGCTACCTACATGGATAATCGCGACATACTCAACTTCCCGCGCGGGACGTT